The following proteins come from a genomic window of Vidua chalybeata isolate OUT-0048 chromosome 2, bVidCha1 merged haplotype, whole genome shotgun sequence:
- the KCTD4 gene encoding BTB/POZ domain-containing protein KCTD4 yields MERKASRRENECEEKNSNSESSELDKDYKTSLITLNVGGYLYITQKQTLTKYPDSFLEGIINGRIMCPFDADGHYFIDRDGLLFRHILNFLRNGELLLPEGFRENQLLAQEAEFFQLKVLSEAVKSRWEKEQLASRETTFLEITDSHDRSQGLRIFCNAPEFIAKIKSRIVLVSKSRLDGFPEEFSVSSNIIQFKYFIKSENGTRLVLKEDNTFVCTLETLKFEAIMTALKCGFRLLTSLDCSRGSIVHSDALHFIK; encoded by the coding sequence ATGGAGAGAAAAGCAAGCAGGAGAGAAAACGAATGcgaagaaaaaaacagcaactcTGAAAGCTCCGAGCTAGACAAGGACTATAAAACATCTCTGATTACTCTGAATGTCGGTGGTTATCTATATATCACACAAAAACAGACATTAACCAAGTATCCAGACTCTTTTCTGGAGGGGATCATAAATGGAAGAATAATGTGCCCATTTGATGCAGATGGTCATTACTTCATAGACAGAGATGGACTCCTTTTCAGACACATCCTCAACTTCCTACGGAATGGAGAACTTCTTCTACCAGAGGGGTTTCGAGAAAATCAACTTTTGGCACAAGAAGCCGAATTCTTCCAGCTTAAGGTACTCTCAGAGGCAGTGAAATCAAGGTGGGAGAAGGAACAGCTAGCATCCCGAGAGACTACTTTCCTGGAAATAACTGACAGCCACGACCGTTCACAAGGACTTAGAATCTTTTGTAATGCTCCTGAAttcattgcaaaaataaaatccagaattGTACTGGTGTCCAAAAGCAGGCTGGATGGATTTCCAGAGGAGTTTTCAGTATCTTCAAATATTATTCAATTCAAGTACTTCATAAAGTCTGAAAACGGTACACGACTGGTACTGAAGGAGGACAACACCTTTGTCTGCACCCTGGAAACTCTTAAATTTGAGGCTATAATGACAGCTTTAAAATGTGGATTTAGACTGCTGACCAGTCTGGACTGTTCAAGAGGGTCGATTGTTCACAGTGATGCCCTGCATTTTATCAAGTAA